A window of Streptomyces sp. DG1A-41 contains these coding sequences:
- a CDS encoding aldo/keto reductase: MDERTFDRSGQHASVVGLGTWQLGADWGDVDDKEALAVLEAAAEAGVTFFDTADVYGDGRSEQTIAAFLGGRPDLHVLVATKMGRRVDQIPENYVLDNFRAWNDRSRRNLGVDRIDLVQLHCPPTPVYSSDEVFDALDTLVEEERIAAYGVSVETCEEALTAIARPNVASVQIILNPFRMKPLREVLPAAREAGVGIIARVPLASGLLSGKYTRDTVFPGNDHRTYNRHGESFDVGETFSGVDYVTGVEAAAEFAALAPEGCTPAQLALRWIIDQPGVTTVIPGARSPEQARANAAAARLPELPGETLTAIRDLYDRRIKDQVESRW, translated from the coding sequence ATGGACGAGCGCACATTCGACAGGTCGGGTCAGCACGCTTCCGTCGTCGGTCTCGGTACGTGGCAGCTGGGTGCCGACTGGGGCGACGTCGACGACAAGGAGGCCCTTGCGGTCCTGGAGGCGGCGGCCGAGGCCGGGGTGACCTTCTTCGACACCGCCGACGTGTACGGCGACGGCCGCAGCGAGCAGACCATAGCCGCGTTCCTCGGCGGCCGGCCGGACCTGCACGTCCTGGTCGCCACCAAGATGGGCCGCCGGGTCGACCAGATCCCCGAGAACTACGTGCTCGACAACTTCCGCGCCTGGAACGACCGCTCCCGGCGCAACCTCGGCGTCGACCGTATCGACCTGGTGCAGCTGCACTGCCCGCCGACGCCCGTCTACTCGTCGGACGAGGTGTTCGACGCCCTGGACACGCTGGTCGAGGAGGAGCGGATCGCCGCGTACGGCGTCAGCGTCGAGACCTGTGAGGAGGCGCTGACCGCGATCGCCCGGCCGAACGTGGCGAGCGTGCAGATCATCCTCAACCCGTTCCGCATGAAGCCGCTGCGCGAGGTGCTCCCGGCCGCCCGCGAGGCGGGCGTCGGCATCATCGCCCGCGTCCCGCTCGCCTCCGGCCTGCTGTCGGGCAAGTACACGCGGGACACCGTCTTCCCCGGGAACGACCACCGCACCTACAACCGGCACGGCGAGTCCTTCGACGTGGGAGAGACCTTTTCCGGCGTCGACTACGTCACCGGTGTCGAGGCGGCCGCCGAGTTCGCGGCGCTCGCCCCCGAGGGCTGCACCCCGGCCCAGCTGGCCCTGCGGTGGATCATCGACCAGCCCGGGGTGACCACCGTGATCCCCGGCGCCCGCTCGCCAGAGCAGGCCCGCGCCAACGCGGCCGCCGCCCGTCTGCCGGAGCTGCCCGGCGAGACGCTGACGGCGATCCGCGACCTCTACGACCGGCGGATCAAGGACCAGGTGGAATCCCGCTGGTAG
- a CDS encoding cholesterol oxidase substrate-binding domain-containing protein, with product MTTGSVSNFPSDEARWSRRGFLLTAAALAAVPGLPADPAAAAAELPDFPADVALYRSAYRNWVGEITADGLWACAPGSPDQVVDVVNWAWRHGWRVRARGASHGWSPLTVTEGTPSGAPVLLVDTTPHLTGLALDSPAAVRAGTGVTMEAMLTFLEEHGLGVTATPAPGVLTLGGALAIDAHGTAVPARNERRLPGHTYGSLSNLILSLTAVVWDSRAGAYALRTFHRDEADCAALLTHLGRSLVTEVVLRVGANTNLRCVSRTDIPAGELFAAPGSGKGRRTLASFLDEAGRVEAIWFAFTEHPWLKVWSVSPTRPLTSRHVTRPYNYPFSDNVPPPVAKLAGRMTSEAAWYLAPVLGTAQYDAAALGLVATLSGDIWGPSKNTLLYLKPTTLRVHANGYAVLTSRDQVQKVVSEFAAFYRERLTAYAARGSFPVNGSVEIRVTGLDEPGDSGVPGARPPLLSALRPRADHPEWDTAVWLDVLTLPGTPDAEAFLREVERFLLRAYDGGSALTRVEWSKGWAYTDDGVWSDEELLGSVVPAAVGPREWAEADAVLDRLDPHRVHGNAFLDRLFGQGAKG from the coding sequence GTGACAACTGGTTCGGTGAGCAACTTCCCGTCGGACGAGGCGCGTTGGTCGCGCCGGGGTTTCCTCCTCACCGCGGCCGCGCTGGCCGCAGTGCCGGGGCTGCCGGCGGATCCGGCCGCCGCCGCGGCGGAGCTGCCGGACTTCCCGGCGGACGTCGCGCTGTACCGCTCGGCGTACCGGAACTGGGTCGGCGAGATCACCGCCGACGGCCTGTGGGCCTGTGCGCCGGGAAGCCCCGACCAGGTCGTCGACGTCGTGAACTGGGCCTGGCGGCACGGATGGCGGGTGCGCGCCCGGGGCGCCTCGCACGGCTGGTCGCCCCTGACGGTGACGGAGGGGACGCCGTCCGGCGCACCCGTCCTCCTCGTCGACACGACTCCCCACCTCACCGGCCTGGCGCTGGACTCGCCGGCCGCCGTGCGCGCCGGCACCGGCGTGACCATGGAGGCCATGCTCACCTTCCTGGAGGAGCACGGCCTCGGCGTCACGGCGACTCCCGCCCCCGGTGTCCTCACCCTGGGCGGCGCCCTGGCGATCGACGCGCACGGCACCGCCGTTCCCGCACGGAACGAGCGACGCCTGCCGGGGCACACGTACGGCTCGCTGAGCAACCTGATCCTGTCCCTGACGGCCGTGGTGTGGGACTCCCGGGCCGGCGCCTACGCGCTGCGCACGTTCCACCGTGACGAGGCGGACTGCGCCGCACTGCTGACCCATCTCGGGCGGTCCCTGGTGACCGAGGTGGTGCTGCGGGTGGGCGCGAACACCAACCTGCGGTGCGTGAGCCGTACGGACATCCCGGCCGGCGAACTGTTCGCCGCGCCCGGCTCCGGGAAGGGGCGCCGCACGCTCGCGAGCTTCCTGGACGAGGCCGGGCGGGTCGAGGCGATCTGGTTCGCCTTCACCGAACACCCCTGGCTGAAGGTGTGGAGCGTCTCCCCCACCCGGCCGCTGACCTCACGGCATGTGACACGCCCGTACAACTACCCGTTCTCCGACAACGTCCCGCCCCCGGTGGCAAAGCTGGCGGGCCGTATGACGTCGGAGGCGGCCTGGTATCTGGCGCCGGTGCTCGGCACCGCGCAGTACGACGCCGCCGCGCTCGGGCTGGTGGCGACCCTGTCCGGTGACATCTGGGGACCCTCCAAGAACACACTGCTGTACCTGAAGCCGACCACCCTGCGGGTCCACGCGAACGGCTATGCCGTGCTCACCTCCCGGGACCAGGTGCAGAAGGTCGTCTCCGAGTTCGCCGCGTTCTACCGGGAGCGGCTGACGGCGTACGCGGCCCGGGGCAGCTTCCCGGTCAACGGGTCGGTGGAGATCCGGGTGACCGGACTGGACGAACCGGGCGACTCCGGGGTGCCCGGGGCCCGTCCGCCGCTGCTGTCCGCGCTCCGGCCGCGCGCGGACCACCCCGAGTGGGACACGGCCGTGTGGCTGGACGTCCTGACACTGCCGGGCACGCCGGACGCGGAGGCGTTCCTGCGCGAGGTCGAGCGGTTCCTGCTGCGCGCGTACGACGGCGGGTCCGCCCTGACCCGAGTGGAGTGGTCCAAGGGATGGGCGTACACGGACGACGGGGTGTGGAGCGACGAGGAACTGCTGGGCTCGGTCGTGCCGGCCGC